In one Rutidosis leptorrhynchoides isolate AG116_Rl617_1_P2 chromosome 8, CSIRO_AGI_Rlap_v1, whole genome shotgun sequence genomic region, the following are encoded:
- the LOC139864494 gene encoding uncharacterized protein, which translates to MDIDDNYYRVQGRESESGRRYGGNGQPRSGNYHNDKYHKFNNNKGGGSQGFKNSHTENVALIKDLTKTPKEILAIEAVCKSFDPPVPLSKYGNRDKSKFCDFHDDYGHETNECRHLIENIVAELKKGRSQHLKKSTRAPIDKTKGEKEYPWQKKNEGKETDKTINMVTSGRANQRRKLEVSKEWENTPIIFPTIAQEPSDVPIKINGRVKSCGYIIKRLHIDTGCSVDIMYEHCFRLLPGAVRAKLVAPSTALSGFSGESAWPIRIIELELELVDDDDKELVSSTTVEFTVLRSYSKYNALLGRTTLQKLAAIPSTVHGLIKFPTPLGIETIRS; encoded by the coding sequence ATGGACATCGACGATAATTATTATCGAGTGCAAGGAAGAGAGTCAGAGTCTGGCAGGCGTTATGGTGGTAATGGGCAACCCAGGAGTGGTAACTATCATAATGATAAGTATCACAAATTCAATAACAACAAAGGGGGAGGAAGTCAAGGGTTTAAAAACAGCCACACCGAGAATGTTGCGTTAATAAAAGATCTCacaaaaacaccaaaagaaatCTTGGCTATAGAGGCAGTATGCAAAAGCTTCGACCCCCCAGTTCCTTTGTCAAAGTATGGGAATAGAGACAAAAGCAAATTTTGTGATTTTcatgatgattacggtcatgaAACCAACGAATGTCGGCATTTAATTGAAAATATAGTTGCTGAACTCAAAAAAGGAAGATCGCAACACCTAAAGAAAAGTACAAGAGCACCAATCGATAAGACAAAAGGAGAAAAAGAATATCCGTGGCAAAAGAAGAATGAGGGAAAGGAAACGGATAAAACCATAAATATGGTAACCAGCGGACGAGCAAATCAGAGACGCAAGTTGGAAGTATCTAAAGAATGGGAAAACACTCCCATCATATTCCCGACCATAGCACAAGAACCCTCGGATGTGCCCATCAAAATTAACGGACGTGTTAAAAGCTGCGGGTACATCATCAAGCGACTGCATATAGACACCGGTTGCAGTGTTGATATAATGTACGAACATTGTTTCCGTTTGCTGCCAGGGGCTGTGCGAGCCAAGCTAGTGGCCCCTAGCACCGCATTATCAGGATTTTCTGGGGAGTCCGCATGGCCAATCAGGATTATTGAATTAGAACTGGAGCTGGTAGATGATGATGATAAGGAGTTAGTAAGTAGTACAACAGTAGAATTTACTGTCTTAAGGTCTTACTCAAAatataatgcgcttttaggacgcaCAACTTTGCAAAAATTGGCAGCTATCCCTTCCACAGTGCATGGTCTTATAAAGTTCCCAACACCATTAGGAATTGAAACGATAAGGTCATAA